Proteins encoded within one genomic window of Manis pentadactyla isolate mManPen7 chromosome 4, mManPen7.hap1, whole genome shotgun sequence:
- the GPR153 gene encoding probable G-protein coupled receptor 153, producing MSDERRLPGSAVGWLACGGLSLLANAWGILSVGAKQKKWKPLEFLLCMLAATHMLNVAVPIATYAVVQLRRQRPDYEWNEGLCKVFVSTFYTLTLATCFSVTSLSYHRMWMVRWPVNYRLSNAKKQAVHTVMGIWMVSFILSALPAVGWHDTRERFYTHGCRFIVAEIGLGFGVCFLLLVGGSVAMGAVCTAIALFQTLAAQVGRRADHHAFTVPTIVVEDTQGKRRSSIDGSEPTKTSLQITGLVATIVVIYDCLMGFPVLVVSFSSLRADASAPWMALCVLWCSVTQALLLPVFLWACDRYRADLKAVWEKCVALMANDDDLDDDTSLEGGVPPDLVLERSLDYSYGGDFVALDRIAKYELSALEGGLPQFYPLRPLHEDKKQYLQVPPTRRLSHDDADVWAAVPMPAFLPRWGSGEDLAALVLPAGSDRRRCSLLAFAEDVPPFGPRHRSAESLLSLRSPAPGPRRAHDSPPGSPRRRPGPGARSASTSLLPDTFALTAFEREPQALRRPPAPPGPFSVRAAACPPAGGDAVPPAGGGGPRSPGLRPAAPLRPGPLRAGLSASWGEPGSLRAVGGAGSTSSFLGSPSESSGYVTLHSDSLGSAS from the exons ATGAGTGATGAGCGGCGGCTGCCTGGCAGCGCGGTGGGCTGGCTGGCATGCGGAGGCCTCTCCCTGCTGGCCAATGCCTGGGGCATCCTCAGCGTGGGTGCCAAGcagaagaaatggaagccactggAGTTCCTGCTGTGCATGCTTGCGGCCACCCACATGCTCAATGTGGCGGTGCCCATCGCCACCTACGCTGTGGTGCAGCTGCGACGGCAGCGCCCTGACTATGAGTGGAACGAGGGCCTGTGCAAGGTCTTTGTGTCCACCTTCTACACCCTCACCCTGGCCACCTGCTTCTCTGTCACCTCCCTCTCCTACCACCGCATGTGGATGGTCCGCTGGCCTGTCAACTACCG GCTGAGCAACGCTAAGAAGCAGGCGGTGCACACGGTCATGGGCATCTGGATGGTGTCCTTCATCCTGTCAGCCCTGCCTGCTGTTGGCTGGCACGACACACGTGAGCGTTTCTACACCCACGGCTGCCGCTTCATCGTGGCTGAGATTGGCCTGGGCTTCGGTGTGTGTTTCCTGCTGCTGGTGGGCGGCAGTGTGGCCATGGGTGCGGTCTGCACAGCCATCGCCCTCTTCCAGACACTGGCTGCACAGGTGGGGCGCCGGGCCGACCACCATGCCTTCACGGTGCCCACCATCGTGGTGGAGGACACCCAGGGCAAGCGCCGCTCCTCCATTGATGGCTCTGAGCCCACCAAAACTTCGCTGCAGATCACAGGCCTGGTGGCCACCATCGTtgtcatctatgactgccttatgGGCTTCCCCGTGCTG GTGGTGAGCTTCAGCAGCCTGCGGGCAGATGCCTCGGCACCCTGGATGGCGCTGTGCGTGCTCTGGTGCTCAGTGACCCAGGCCCTCCTGCTGCCTGTATTCCTCTGGGCCTGCGACCGCTACCGCGCCGACCTCAAGGCGGTCTGGGAGAAGTGTGTAGCCCTCATGGCCAATGATGACGACTTGGACGATG ATACCAGCCTGGAGGGTGGCGTGCCCCCGGACCTGGTGCTGGAGCGCTCCCTGGACTACAGCTATGGAGGCGACTTTGTGGCCCTGGATAGGATAGCCAAGTATGAGCTCTCTGCTCTGGAGGGGGGCCTGCCCCAGTTCTACCCACTGCGGCCGCTGCACGAGGACAAGAAGCAGTACCTGCAG GTCCCGCCCACGCGACGCCTCTCCCACGATGACGCGGACGTGTGGGCCGCTGTCCCCATGCCCGCGTTCCTGCCGCGCTGGGGCTCTGGCGAGGACCTGGCCGCCCTGGTGCTGCCCGCCGGGTCCGACCGGCGTCGCTGCAGCTTGCTGGCCTTCGCGGAGGACGTGCCCCCGTTCGGTCCGCGCCACCGCTCGGCCGAGAGCTTGCTGTCGCTGCGGTCCCCGGCACCCGGCCCGCGCCGCGCCCATGACTCGCCCCCCGGCAGCCCGCGCCGCCGCCCCGGGCCCGGCGCCCGCTCCGCCTCGACCTCGCTGCTGCCCGACACCTTCGCGCTGACCGCCTTCGAGCGCGAGCCGCAGGCCCTACGCCGCCCGCCGGCTCCGCCGGGGCCCTTCTCGGTGCGCGCCGCCGCCTGCCCCCCGGCCGGCGGGGACGCGGTGCCCCCTGCAGGCGGCGGCGGGCCACGGAGCCCCGGGCTGCGCCCGGCCGCGCCCTTGCGCCCCGGGCCCCTGCGGGCCGGCCTGAGCGCGTCGTGGGGCGAGCCCGGGAGCCTGCGCGCGGTAGGCGGCGCGGGGAGCACCAGCAGCTTCCTGGGCTCGCCCTCCGAGTCGTCGGGCTACGTCACCCTGCACTCGGACTCGCTGGGCTCGGCGTCCTAG